From the Streptomyces nigrescens genome, one window contains:
- a CDS encoding trypsin-like serine peptidase — METSERGTVPADNAGRAAGDAGAPAPEVCPGPGGPACTGRGREGVPLRVTLALGVLTVVMGGTVLALGSPSRDPFLAPGDTATGSYTATRADGDQAAAAVLAGPYTERPGPPVAARHSGVMAAPPTASRPLLAVPAAPSPAIGALFSPAADGTPAHHCTASVVQSPAGDLIVTAAHCVHDGGFRTRLVFAPGMHDGIAPYGLWVPTRIHVDPRWIRDRDPDHDVAFLRMRRAGRAGGRIADLTGAERIRFDAPAGRPAQLTGYPEDQDTPVSCRHTADAQGPAQLRFTCRGFPNGTSGGPMLTDVNPATGTGALIGVIGGLNEGGDNLVSYSSRFGEDVAALYRRATAEPGPWPPQPRARADASGVRPPAAPRS; from the coding sequence GTGGAGACGAGCGAACGCGGGACCGTGCCGGCGGACAACGCCGGCCGGGCGGCCGGGGACGCCGGGGCACCGGCGCCCGAGGTCTGCCCGGGTCCCGGCGGGCCGGCGTGCACCGGCCGCGGCCGGGAGGGCGTTCCGCTGCGGGTGACCCTCGCGCTCGGAGTACTGACCGTGGTCATGGGCGGCACGGTCCTGGCGCTGGGATCCCCGTCGCGCGATCCGTTCCTGGCCCCCGGGGACACCGCCACCGGCTCCTATACGGCGACCCGGGCCGACGGCGACCAAGCCGCCGCCGCGGTGCTCGCCGGTCCCTACACGGAGCGGCCGGGCCCGCCGGTGGCAGCGCGGCACAGCGGTGTCATGGCCGCCCCGCCGACGGCGTCCCGGCCCCTGCTGGCGGTCCCGGCGGCCCCCTCCCCGGCGATCGGCGCGCTCTTCTCCCCCGCCGCCGACGGCACCCCGGCCCACCACTGCACGGCCAGCGTGGTGCAGTCCCCGGCGGGCGACCTCATCGTCACCGCGGCGCACTGTGTGCACGACGGCGGCTTCCGGACCCGGCTGGTGTTCGCGCCCGGAATGCACGACGGGATCGCGCCGTACGGCCTGTGGGTGCCGACCCGGATCCATGTCGACCCGCGCTGGATCCGCGACCGGGACCCCGACCACGATGTGGCGTTCCTGCGGATGCGCAGAGCGGGACGGGCCGGCGGCCGGATAGCGGACCTCACCGGCGCCGAACGGATCCGCTTCGACGCGCCGGCCGGGCGCCCCGCGCAGCTGACCGGATACCCCGAGGACCAGGACACCCCGGTCAGCTGCCGGCACACGGCGGACGCCCAGGGCCCGGCCCAACTCCGCTTCACCTGCCGGGGGTTCCCCAACGGGACCAGCGGCGGGCCGATGCTCACCGACGTCAACCCGGCCACCGGGACCGGTGCGCTGATCGGTGTGATCGGCGGTCTCAACGAGGGCGGCGACAACCTCGTCTCGTACAGCAGCCGGTTCGGCGAGGACGTGGCCGCGCTCTACCGGCGGGCGACCGCGGAGCCGGGCCCGTGGCCCCCGCAGCCCCGCGCCCGGGCCGACGCGTCCGGCGTCAGGCCCCCCGCGGCACCACGGTCTTGA
- a CDS encoding DUF2165 domain-containing protein produces the protein MSDKSSTRRIPHTGLSLAAATLTGIVALYIALVAFGNITDFGTNQQFVRHVLAMDTTFKDPDLMGRAITSRTLQDAAYLGIIAWETLTALTLIVATALWALGIRRRNGLARARLVSTAGLLMLLLLFGAGFLAIGGEWFAMWQSEAWNGLEAATRNVTLAGIALLVVHLPGAAGPSGESLRTEE, from the coding sequence ATGTCCGACAAAAGCTCCACCCGCCGGATTCCGCACACCGGGCTGTCGCTCGCGGCGGCCACGCTCACGGGCATCGTCGCGCTCTACATCGCCCTCGTCGCCTTCGGCAACATCACCGACTTCGGCACCAACCAGCAGTTCGTCCGGCATGTCCTGGCCATGGACACCACCTTCAAGGACCCGGACCTGATGGGTCGGGCCATCACCTCCCGAACCCTGCAGGACGCCGCGTATCTGGGCATCATCGCCTGGGAAACGCTCACCGCGCTGACCCTGATCGTGGCCACCGCGCTGTGGGCCCTGGGCATACGACGCCGGAACGGTCTCGCCAGGGCCCGGCTGGTCAGCACCGCCGGCCTGCTGATGCTCCTCCTTCTCTTCGGTGCGGGCTTCCTCGCCATCGGGGGCGAGTGGTTCGCCATGTGGCAGTCGGAGGCCTGGAACGGGCTGGAAGCGGCCACCCGCAATGTCACCCTCGCCGGGATCGCCCTGCTGGTCGTCCACCTCCCGGGCGCG
- a CDS encoding phosphatidylinositol-specific phospholipase C gives MGPVLDRRGFLRGAAGLSAAGVLAGVGSGQFTAGAAQRRASAVSVADWMAALGDGTPVQRLTIPGTHDSGARLGGPWVACQNTSIDAQLASGIRFLDVRCRAIDNVFAIHHGAFYQELMFGDVLNACRAFLRAHPSETVLMRVKQEYSEVSAEEFRRIFGIYLDDKGYRSLFRLDAGLPTLGQARGKVVLLADSDGLGGVRYADPQLFDIQDDYMAEPFGKYPKIEAQFRKAVTQPGKLFVNYVSTAALLPPRSNADRLNPQVKKLLTGSEGSGWTGLGIVPMDFPNEAGLAETLIGHNLAGRRLRRAA, from the coding sequence ATGGGACCGGTGCTGGATCGACGGGGATTCCTCAGGGGCGCGGCCGGACTGTCGGCCGCCGGGGTGCTGGCGGGCGTCGGCAGCGGGCAGTTCACGGCCGGCGCCGCACAACGCAGGGCGTCCGCCGTGTCCGTGGCGGACTGGATGGCGGCGCTCGGCGACGGCACCCCGGTCCAGCGGCTGACGATCCCCGGCACCCATGACTCCGGCGCCCGGCTGGGCGGCCCCTGGGTGGCCTGCCAGAACACCTCCATTGACGCCCAACTGGCCTCCGGAATACGCTTCCTGGACGTCCGCTGCCGGGCCATCGACAACGTTTTCGCCATCCATCACGGCGCCTTCTACCAGGAGCTGATGTTCGGCGATGTGCTCAACGCCTGCCGGGCGTTCCTCCGGGCACACCCCTCCGAGACGGTGCTGATGCGGGTCAAGCAGGAGTACTCGGAGGTCTCCGCCGAGGAGTTCCGCCGGATCTTCGGCATCTATCTGGACGACAAGGGCTACCGGTCGCTCTTCCGGCTGGACGCCGGACTCCCGACGCTCGGCCAGGCCCGCGGCAAGGTCGTCCTGCTGGCGGACTCCGACGGCCTGGGCGGCGTCCGCTACGCCGATCCGCAGCTGTTCGACATCCAGGACGACTACATGGCGGAGCCGTTCGGGAAGTACCCGAAGATCGAGGCCCAGTTCCGCAAGGCCGTCACCCAGCCCGGCAAGCTGTTCGTCAACTACGTCAGCACCGCCGCCCTGCTCCCGCCCCGCTCCAACGCGGACCGCCTCAACCCGCAGGTCAAGAAGCTGCTCACGGGCTCGGAAGGCAGCGGCTGGACGGGCCTGGGCATCGTGCCGATGGACTTCCCGAACGAGGCCGGCCTGGCCGAGACGCTGATCGGGCACAACCTCGCGGGACGGCGACTGCGGCGGGCGGCATGA
- the egtD gene encoding L-histidine N(alpha)-methyltransferase, whose protein sequence is MSRLSITRTLPADATAAALRADVTEGLSRTPKQLPPKWFYDARGSELFEDITKLPDYYPTRAEREILLTRADHIAAATQARTLIELGSGSSDKTRHLIGALTGLHTYLPIDVSESALAAAGEALLSEHPGLTVHALVADFQQGMELPTTPGPRLLAFLGGTIGNLLPEERSAFLHSVHDMLSPGDALLLGTDLVKDEATLVAAYDDPQGVTAAFNKNVLEVINRELGGDFDPADFDHVALWNTAQEWIEMRLRARKDLTVKIPGVDLAVTFAAGEEVRTEVSAKFRHEGVRAELAAAGLELKNWWTDSADRFALSLSFRV, encoded by the coding sequence GTGAGCCGCCTCAGCATCACCCGCACCCTCCCTGCCGACGCCACCGCGGCCGCGCTGCGCGCCGATGTCACCGAGGGCCTGTCCCGCACCCCCAAACAACTGCCGCCCAAATGGTTCTACGACGCCCGCGGCAGCGAGCTGTTCGAGGACATCACCAAGTTGCCCGACTACTACCCGACCCGGGCCGAGCGGGAGATCCTGCTCACCCGCGCCGACCACATCGCCGCGGCCACCCAGGCCCGCACCCTGATCGAGCTGGGGTCCGGCTCGTCCGACAAGACCCGCCATCTCATCGGCGCGCTGACCGGACTGCACACCTACCTGCCGATCGACGTCAGCGAATCCGCGCTGGCCGCGGCGGGCGAGGCGCTGCTCAGCGAGCACCCCGGCCTGACCGTGCACGCACTGGTCGCCGACTTCCAGCAGGGCATGGAGCTCCCCACGACACCCGGCCCGCGGCTGCTCGCCTTCCTCGGCGGCACCATCGGCAATCTGCTCCCCGAGGAGCGCTCCGCGTTCCTGCACTCCGTGCACGACATGCTGTCCCCGGGCGACGCCCTGCTGCTCGGCACCGACCTGGTCAAGGACGAGGCCACGCTCGTCGCCGCCTACGACGATCCGCAGGGGGTGACGGCGGCGTTCAACAAGAACGTCCTGGAGGTCATCAACCGTGAGCTGGGCGGGGACTTCGACCCGGCGGACTTCGACCATGTCGCCCTGTGGAACACCGCACAGGAGTGGATCGAGATGCGGCTGCGGGCCCGTAAGGATCTGACCGTCAAGATCCCCGGGGTGGACCTGGCGGTGACCTTCGCCGCGGGCGAGGAGGTGCGCACCGAGGTCTCGGCGAAGTTCCGCCACGAAGGCGTGCGTGCCGAACTCGCCGCGGCCGGACTGGAGTTGAAGAACTGGTGGACCGACAGCGCGGACCGCTTCGCGCTGTCGCTGTCCTTCCGGGTCTGA
- a CDS encoding phosphatidylinositol-specific phospholipase C domain-containing protein — translation MNGKRCVGTVAVAAAAVIAVTGPAGAEPAGTTYGTSTSVGVHNAYEKEKYPYFADALDSGAALLELDLWTNGLGRSFRVSHSNPLGNNSNCEGAANASELRTKDRNQDFAGCLADVKAWHDAHPGHRPILFKIEMKDGFNAKGGRGPAEFDALVREKLGDAVYGPGDLTAGHATPDEAVRAGGWPSRADLAGKFLIELIPGTVEEKNPFDKLWTDVEYAGHLKDLAARGQLDRSTAFPAVHGAAPGDPRERYTDPALRPWFVVFDGDAATYLNGSIDTAWYDTRHYLLIMTDAHNVPPVIDGTRPTEAEALARVRQLAAAHASFATADWYPLPSVLKTVVPRGA, via the coding sequence ATGAACGGAAAGCGGTGTGTGGGAACGGTCGCCGTCGCGGCGGCGGCAGTGATCGCGGTGACCGGTCCGGCGGGCGCCGAGCCGGCCGGCACGACATACGGCACCAGCACGTCCGTGGGCGTCCACAACGCCTATGAGAAGGAGAAGTACCCCTACTTCGCGGATGCCCTGGACTCCGGCGCCGCACTGCTCGAACTCGACCTCTGGACCAACGGCCTGGGCCGGTCCTTCCGGGTCTCGCACAGCAACCCGCTGGGCAACAACAGCAACTGCGAGGGCGCCGCGAACGCCTCAGAGCTGCGCACCAAGGACCGCAACCAGGACTTCGCCGGGTGCCTCGCCGATGTGAAGGCCTGGCACGACGCCCACCCCGGCCACCGTCCGATCCTGTTCAAGATCGAGATGAAGGACGGCTTCAACGCCAAGGGCGGCCGCGGCCCCGCCGAGTTCGACGCGCTGGTGCGCGAGAAGCTGGGCGACGCCGTCTACGGCCCCGGCGACCTCACCGCCGGACACGCCACCCCCGACGAGGCGGTGCGGGCGGGCGGCTGGCCCTCGCGTGCCGATCTGGCCGGCAAGTTCCTGATCGAGCTGATACCCGGCACCGTCGAGGAGAAGAACCCCTTCGACAAGCTGTGGACGGACGTGGAGTACGCCGGGCACCTCAAGGACCTCGCGGCACGGGGGCAACTGGACCGGTCGACGGCCTTCCCCGCGGTGCACGGCGCCGCTCCCGGTGACCCCCGCGAGCGCTACACGGACCCCGCGCTGCGCCCTTGGTTCGTGGTCTTCGACGGTGATGCCGCGACCTATCTGAACGGCAGTATCGACACCGCCTGGTACGACACCCGGCACTACCTGCTCATCATGACCGACGCCCACAACGTGCCGCCGGTCATCGACGGCACCCGCCCGACCGAGGCGGAGGCCCTGGCCCGGGTCAGGCAACTGGCCGCCGCGCACGCGAGCTTCGCCACCGCAGACTGGTATCCGCTGCCGTCCGTCCTCAAGACCGTGGTGCCGCGGGGGGCCTGA